Within the Melopsittacus undulatus isolate bMelUnd1 chromosome 5, bMelUnd1.mat.Z, whole genome shotgun sequence genome, the region AGCGCCGCCGGCCGCACCGGCTGTTACAGCCCCACTCACGGCTGCAGGGCACAACCCGGGCTACAGCGGATCCCCTGCCGCTCGCCCCGCCCTCCCGGCCGCCTGGCTTCCGGCGGCACCGCTCCGCTTCCGCTCCGCGCGCTCTGGCCGAAAGAAGCGATCGTGCCGCGCCGCGCCGTGCTGCACCGCCCAGGCCGCGGTCATGGTGAGTGGGGCCCAGCGCCGGCCTCCGCCTTGGCATCCTGCTCCGGGGGAGCTGGGGCGAGGGGGACAAGGACGGCGCGTCCGCGGCTGCGGGCGGCGAGCACGTGGAGGCCGCGGCTGGGTGCGGGTTTCCCCGCAGGGGGAAGCCGGAGGAGTTGAGGGGGGCTGATGGTGCTGGGGCACCCGGAGCGGGCAGGGCGGCAGCCGGGGTTGTGCAGTGGGCGCTGGGGCGCAGCGGTGGGAGCTGAGAGGTTGCTGTTCTGGCAGTGCCGAGCGTTAATGCCGCCTGTTGCCTCGTTGTCTTTCCGCTGCGCCATGGATGTTGTGTTAACAGACGTGTAATTGGCAGAAATCAACCCGGTATGTGCTCTCGGGATTTCTTTAACATTCCTGCCCGAGCTTCTTCAATTCGTGCACTGAAATGCTTCACTTTATATAGTATCTGTAGTAGTAAACGCCTGGTGACTGCCCTGCAATTGTTTACTACTGTTAATTTATAAGGTGTAAGCTGGTTGTGCGGATAAAGACACTGTTAACTTGGAATCCCAGAGAAATTCctctttagaaataaaatgcagtggGATTTTCAGTGTATGCACACAACATAGGAGAATAGTGATGTGACTCCAGTAGTCAATATATGTGGTGGACGCAATGCCTATGTAATGTTGTTCTGAAAAAGGCCCCTTTTGCTCCTAATGTAACtcttactttttcctttctatagaGTGAAGCAGAAGTGAACCCCAAAGCTTACCCGCTGGCTGATGCACAGCTTACCAAAACGCTACTGGATCTTGTACAGCAATCCTGCAACTATAAGCAGCTACGCAAGGGAGCCAATGAAGGTGAGACCTGTGTGTTGCAAAGTGTGCTGTAAATCGTCTCAAGGATTTTGCAAGTTGTGGCTAAAGAGTGTCTTTTCTGTCTAGCTGTGGACCCCTAACTTTATATAGGTCTGGCTCTTCCAAGTGTCTGTCTCCTTCCTTGTCCTTTTGTCATGCTTAAGCAATATTCTGGTCCCACTTAAGCAATATTCTGGGACAGAACTAAGCTGAAATCTCTTCAGCCCTTATATGCAGTTATGATAGATGCAGTTATGATAGATGCTCAAGCTGTGTTCCTGGTGTGTGTCATGTGGTCATGGGTACTTCAGTGTGTGGCAGTGGGTTTACCAGATGCTTGGCCAGTTCAGAATCATAAGATCTGGGTTTGAGGGTACCTCTGGTGTGGCCTGCACAGAAAGTGGCTGCCTTCACAGTTggatcaggctgctcagggtTTTGTCTAGTTAGACTTTTAAAACAGCAATCCCTATGGATAGAAACAATCTCTTGGGCCCCATTTCCCATGGCTTAACCCCCCGTGGAGGTGTGTGTAAATATAAAATTCTAGCATGTTGCCAGAATCATCTTCAGGCAGCAGTCTGCAACTTGTCCTTTTTACTGCACACTTGTGAGGACAGTCAGGCTTTGTCTTCTCTGCAGTCCCCTTGAAGTAGTTGAAGACAGCAGCTATGTCCCCCTTGCTCCCACCTCAGCccccttttctccaggctaaactaCCCACCTTGGCCCTACAGCTGCCAGCTTCCTCTGGCCTGTCCTCATGGTAGCATTAGGTGTCCTTGCTCATGACAATTTCCACATCTCCTGAAGTTATTTGTCACTACATGTGCTTTCCAGAAGGACCCAGACTTACTCTTCAGTCTCTTTTACAGCCACCAAAACACTGAACCGAGGGATTGCAGAGTTCATTGTAATGGCAGCCGATGCGGAACCCTTGGAGATCATCCTGCACCTCCCTCTTCTCTGCGAGGACAAGAATGTACCTTATGTGTTTGTGCGCTCCAAGCAAGCCCTGGGCCGGGCATGCGGTGTTTCCCGGCCTGTCATTGCCTGCTCCATCACCATCAAGGAGGGATCACAGCTAAAGCCTCAGATCCAGTCTGTCCAGCAAGCTATAGAAAGACTGTTGGTCTAAATGCCCATGAGTTTTAACTGTGTGGAATAGGAAAGTTGGAGTTGGGGGAATTGATGTCTACCTTTGGTTGAGATCATAGTTTTGATAtcagtgtttcatttgaaaacggcatattttttatttaataaggCTTAATTCTTAAGTGTGTCTGCCTCTTCTCCCCAGCCCTTTCCGTTATTCCAACATGTTCATTGTATTACTTCTTGAAAAGTGATTGTacaactgtattttcagtttgaTGTTTAAAACAacgggggaaaaaaatccttcctttATCTCCACATCTGTCTGCTCAGGGCTTTTTTCAACCCACCCATTTAGCTTCCTCTGTGTTGCAGTACTTCTGCTAAGCTTCAGCCTCTAACAGGCATGAGTAACTGGTTCTGAAGGGTTTTGCCTGAGGACAAGGTGTGTTGGTTTGGTTCCCTGTGGAGCTGTTGCTTTACACCATGGAGCAGTGTACACCAGGTGTAAGGCAGGCAGTGGCTACTGTGTAGCAGTGGAGGGAGCCAAGATCAGTACACATAGCACAACCCTTCTGGAAACTAGGCAAGAGACTGCTGTAAGAGGTGCATGGGGAGCAGAAATCATATGGCAGTGCACAGGAGGAAATCTCttatttcacttatttttaaatattgactttttaagaaaaataaaattgctgacAAAGCTAAACATTACTGTTATTCCCTTGGGGAAGCATTTGCAACTGACCTGTTTCTACTTGTAAAGCTAAAGTGCTCAGAGATTGCCTAGGGGCTATTGCAGTGCAGTAGTTCATACTCCTTCAGTTTGATGGGTTTTTCTCTTGGACAGTATCAGTGAGTTTGGGCTTCCTGGGGAATTCAAGTACAAAACATGGCA harbors:
- the SNU13 gene encoding NHP2-like protein 1; this encodes MSEAEVNPKAYPLADAQLTKTLLDLVQQSCNYKQLRKGANEATKTLNRGIAEFIVMAADAEPLEIILHLPLLCEDKNVPYVFVRSKQALGRACGVSRPVIACSITIKEGSQLKPQIQSVQQAIERLLV